ggtacactttaaaaaatagattacaGATCATATAACAGCTGAGTACAGAACTTAAATACACAGTTAAGAGTTACTCTCCTAgtaatcaacaacaaaaaattatccTAATTATCACATACATCTGAATTACTATGTACTCAACATCTTTTTCCTAAGGACAAAATTTAAGCCCTGACCTAaccttgaaatatttcatttaattggCCTCCCTAAAAAGTTTTAACACCTAACACTCAACAAAATTTCTCATTCTAGCCAGAGTCACCATCATTATGTAGAAATTCACTGTGATTTCAACTAACTTCTCTTGTACATATAAAGTGCAACTTCTAGAGACTCACTTTTTAAAGGTAACTTTCCAACATCTCTGtcacataaataaaaaaagaaactgtatttTTCCAGTAAGACTCCAGACACTAAACTGTGGTGGcaacaaaaatttttattcaacTGGTTCAAAAAAGTTTTTAGAATGAATGCATTTAGATGaccaaatagactttaaaaacatCTTTGCCAAATAGTTTACTTCtaaacttcaaattttttttttctttagggtaGAATTAAATACCCATAGCTATGTAGTACCATAAACATGTTAACAGAAGGCTACTCAACATTGAAAGCCTTCTAAGACTGGTAACTAGATTTATACAAGTGTAAATAAGGGATTAAAACCATGCCATTGACAAAGTTAACTTACCCCTGGGCTTCTTGAAGGCTTGTCAGTTTAGTCTTTGGAGGTCCCCGAATACCATTTTAAGTGTTACCATGTTACTGCTGCTGAGTAATAGTGCAAGTGCTAAAATGCAAAATTCAGATGGTACAGGGTTTGGAAATCATGCAATttagatgcaggaaaaaaaaaaaataaaacaacgcAAGATCCTTTACAGAGGAAACTGAATAAAACAATGTGGCGACCATAAGCCTAAAAGACGACTTCATTTATAAGTTTAAAACACATAACTTGCAAAATGACAAACCTATTTATCATAATCTAATTAGATAAGGGCATTAGGTAAATTATCAACACAAAAACTGTTACATTCTTCCGCTAGAAAAGGAGCTCTCACAGAAGTTAGTTACATTTTACGTACAATAGAGAATCAATATATTATTGCTTTTACATACTTAACAATGCACTGTGAGAGTCTTGAGTCTTGTAGATTTATTCAACATTAATCTATTTCCCCACCTTTGGAACACAAAGCCCCTTTCACTTAACACTTCCACAGACAGACAACCCACCCTGCTAGTTCTTAAAGCTATCAGGCTTCTTAATGGATTTCAGGCACAAGATAATTTGTGGTTTCTTCTACTTTATCCCTATTGCAATTAATTCCACTTTTCAAATCCCCAACTAGAAAGGTGCTGATATTCCCTTCATTTCAATTGATAGGCTTTGCtacaaagcattttaaattaaCATTGCTTTGCCCACTCCTtcaaataagaatatttttagaaGGATGATTTCCCAATGGAGATTTATACAGGCCATGTAAATAGAACATCACCCAAATGCACAGAGGCACTAAGAAAAAGCTGGAGGGTACTGCTTACCATTTTAGGTGCGGTCACCCAGACTTATTAAAAACTagattggaaaaaacaaaaaacaaaaaaaacttttcacTTTGGACAATGCAAGAACAAATAGCAATTAAGTCTGGGTATCAGGTGTCAATACATGACAGGTGATGAATCCATTTGACTTGAGACAACTTTTCAAATAAGTTTATTTGAAGCAAAATAAACTATTGCCAAGAAACTTTATGAAAGTTCCATCTCAAAAGGGTCAAAAAAAGGGGAATTAACTGCTATGAATTCTTTGCATTCAGGGCTGCAAAACAAAGACACATATTatttaaatcagttttatttaagaatttcCAACAGTGACAACTCTTATAAAAAGCATCCAAGCACAGGACACAGAACTGCAGCAAACAGCATTCTTATGGGTAGCTAACAGACATGAGAACTTCCACCCTGCTTTGAGACACCCCGAGCTCACTGGTGAACTCTGCTTCCAAGTACTCCTGCAAAGCACACCACAAGCTCAGTCCATGTTCTCAACCCATCAGCTTCAGTTCACATTACCACACTTACAGATCAGTAACAGAAGAGAACACACACCATACAGCATTCACAGCAGTTGACAAAAGGGTAGGGGAAATACAAGTATCGTTTCACTTAACACATTCAGCTAACGTGGGTCATCTAAGAACAAAACTCACTTAAAAGTCTTCCAACAGATGTGTATGTCCTTTGAATGCAAAAACATTCGTACGTTATTTGCTATCCTTGCTCTCTGCACACTCTCTCACCAAAGCCACAGGATTGAGAGACACATCTCGCCAAGTTAAAAAATATCCATTATGCACCACCAAGTCTCTGCACGCGCTCTCTCCTTTTCTCGCTCATACTAGCCTCTCATGCCTCGGCACCACCATCAATCCCACACAAGGTTTCAAAAGTTCAAACAGCCTTCTGGTTCCATATCACAGCCTTGCGTTCATAGCGTTGATACGACTCCATGAAATAAAGAGTAGCGGATAAAAATGGGACACCCACCGTCAAAGACGCAGCCTGCGCAGCGTGATGGCGAGTTCTTGAATGAGAAAGCATGTAGACAGAAGTATTCCTATGGCAGAATATTTACAGCACTACTTTCAATGAAGTGCTTCTTCCATAAACATTTGAAATGAGATGAACTGCAGAGATTAAATGAAGGCTTCATATTGTACTTTTGTATATGAAGGGAGACAagtgttaaaacaaaaacaaaaacaaaacaaaaaaaagaaccaagCACTGTGACACCATGATCTCCAAAGAGGAGattttcctaaggaaaaaaaatccatatggCGGGGTTCAAAttaaaacaaggagaaaagaatGTAGTTCTAATCAATGGTTTCCATTTTGAACATGCAAAGAATTCACTTGGCAAGTCCAGGGATAAAATATTACAGGAGAAACCCTTTGATATCAATTGTAGTGTGTTGGTTTACCAATCAGGCAAACAGCAGTTCACGTTCAAACACTCAATATTTCAACCCTTTATGTAACAAAACTTATAAAATTCCTTTagctcttcctctttttctaaagaaaaatgtcaaaaatactgCTGAATATACTCCACACTGAACAAACCAATTTTGAAAATTCTTACATATGTTATTTTACAATATACTTACCATGAGTTTAGAAAAATTTGAATTCCCACCAGTATACCAACTAACCGTAACCCAATGTCTACATTCCCCAGCCAGAAGATTTAGAATCCATGCTAGAGCCGAAGCCTCCATTAAAACCACTGCCTGACCCTGCATTTGATGCTGATCCCCAACCAATTGCTGCACCTGAATTAGAACCACTGTAAGAGTTATTTCCAGAACCAAAAGCCTGATTTGGCTCCCTCTGCATGTTGCCTTGGCTTTGGTTATTACCTGATGGGCCAGACTGGTTCTGCTGACTGGCTAACATGCCCATCATACCCCAGCTGCTCTGCAGAGCAGCCTGGGCTGCAGCCATCATTGCTGGGTTAATGCTAAAAGCACCAAAGTTCATCCCTCCACCCATATTACTACCCTGATTGTTTCCCAAACCCGCTCCACCCCCTCGACTGTTTCCAAATCCACCCTGATTCCCAAAGCCACCTGGATTACCACCAAATCTTCCACTTCTTTCTAACTGTCTATTGCTATTGTGCTTAGGTTCAGCATTGGATATATGTACGCTGATTCCTTTAATGATCAAGTCCTCTCCACAAAGAGACTGGGCAACCTATAAAAAATAAGGGATGTAAATAGAGGAGATTAAACCATTGATTCATACAAAGTAGCAATAAAACTTAGATTTCAAGCCATCATCTAGGCtgcagaaaaaaaatcagcaaggaGCACTTATTTCATTTAAACCCATAAAATAGCCTTTAGCTTTAGTAATGGCAGCAGGGATTTTTCCGttcattttcaaaggatgtgtaaCACTCCCACTTAAAtgtcacatattaaaaaaatacctaaGGGGTTTATCACAAATATTCAGGCCCAAATACAGGGTCAGAGAGCTTAGCTAATAAGGATGGTAATTAGCTGGAAGGGCAACATTCAACAGAAATTACCTAACTAGCTGGGGCAAagttattaagagaaaaatacctGATCATCTGCAAACGTAACAAAGGCAAAAGCCCTGAACGGTTTGGGGATGAAGACATCTACCACTTCTCCATACTGGCAAAAGAACTGCCGCAGTTCATCAGCAGTCATGTCCTCTGTACAACGCCCAACAAACACCTTTCTGCTTCTCAAAGGCTCATCTGGGCTTTGCTGATCAAATCGAAAGGAAGAAAACCATCAGAAATATTTTACAAGCAATGAAAACAGCATTCTGGTAGAGGATGTAACACAATCTATCTGCCTTTTCTTTATGAGTGCTTAAAAACGTAggtacattttttcttttttgtagtatAGCACATCTCCTTCTTGAAAGACTTCaatgctttaaattttaaagCTGATAAAAGTATATTTGGATTAAGGAAAGGTGATGAATTAGAAATGTCCTGGCAAAGAGGATAATGTTCCAAATCAGCAAGTCTTGCTTGCTTGGAATAAGTAAGGCTTTTGTAACAAGATCAACATATTCTAATTGTCTTTGTTAACACTAATGAGATCAATATATTCTCTTTGTTAACATGTAAGAAATTgctaattcattaaaaataacaaaagaataaaaggaataacATTTGATTTTGGAGGAGCAATAAACTAAGTATTtcaaacaaacatataaaatattcagCATGCATTAAGGTCCTGAGACttttaacaaaagatttcaagaACACACCCTGCCACATTTTCCAACtgcaatgttttattttacagtgTCTTCTAAGTAAGTTTGTCACCACAAATGGCCAAAGCAGAGAAAACAAGAACAAAGTACCTTAGAATTTGGAAGCTTACAGTCACACCATCGTCCATCTATCATATGTCGTTGTGACATTACTTTCACCTGGGTTTCATATTCCGTGAAGCGAACAAAGCCAAACCCTTTTGAATGACCAGTTTTAATATCCTTCTTGacctagaaaaaaaatcacttaaattcATTAaatctacacacacatataaccaaCCCAGAGTACACACAGGAAGGGAAATAACATAAACCAAATTTCTTTTCGGCACCCATTATgcatacatataataaatattaatatcaccTACTGATCATGAAGGGTAGCATCACTAAAACAAAAGGAATTCTGGACGCTCATTCACTGAAAAACTGTTACGTGAAATCAAAGCTTACCTGAACCATAAGAACTTCTCCAAAGGTACTGAAGTAATCTTTCAGATCCTGTTCGGTTGTTTTCCACGGGAGACCCAACACTATCAAATCAGACGTTTTCTGGACcgctcttttcactttcactgctgatGAAGCATCTGtttcatccatttttcttttgttatctaAACAAAATGAGCAGAAATCTTTTAGAACATTTAACACTTTAAACACTTCACCCCCTTCAtgcagaaatgagaaagaaaaacattctaaGAACAGTAAGACACTGGAAACTTCTGGTAAAGAGTGATGTTAGCTCTCGTGGACAGAGTAAGGCTTGAATAAGCGGCTCGGTTGCTTTTCTGGAGCCAATCTGGGGATCCCAACCTCTGGTTCTGTAACAGCTCAAGATTACAACTGTATGTTCTCCCGTCTCAAAAGATATCAAAACAAAAGtcctttattttcactttaaaatacattaaggaaggaagaaaaacaggttGAAAAACCATGATACTATCTTTGTgcctattaaatatattttctcgaTTATTTTAATGTCTATAATCTGACTACCAAAAAATTAGCAACTGTAATCTCCAATTATAGATTTTTAAGGCtgatttcagtttttctgtttcatgTCCAAACTTTCAACATCAAACTCATATTAACTTTataataaacaaacagaaacttaagattatttaaaaaaaaaaaaaaacagtatttggaAGGGTAGAGAAACTCAATGATTTTTGGACAAAAGACAGACCATTTTTTGGAGTCGTTACGTTCACAGCAAAATCGAGGAAAGCAGATTTCCCACATACCCTTCCCTCTACACACGCAGAGCCCCTTCCCATTATCAAAATCCCCTACCAgggtggtacatttgttacaactatTAACCTACATCAATACATTACTATCTAAATGACATTTCAAATTTGGGTAAATATTTATCTACAACCAATGGATCAAGAAACtgcatactaaaaaaaaaaaaagttgattctaGTAAAATGTTTCTTAATACATGAAAAAATTTCTTGAGGCAACATCTTAAGTACTGACCAAATAGTACACCTTTGCTGCACTATTAAGTTATAATAAAAGTAACACAGAGATCTATGAACCAGCACAAAGGACCTACTGATAGAAATGTACTTAGTCCCTTGGCACACTTCTAAATCTTCATGCTTCCTTCTAGATTAAAACCGTCACTGATAAGACACAGAATAAGCCCAGATCTAAAACTATAATTAGGACTGAACTAATTAAAGATTTGGGCTATTGCAActgtaagggggaaaaaaaaaaagaaagaagtaagactggctgaatgaacgACGTAGCTTGCAAGGATTAAGACAAAACCAAAATATTGAGGCACTTCAGAAGACTCTTCAACAGACTGATAGAACTGCAAAGCattcttaatttcttaaatttggCAATAGTTCAGCAAAATTAGTGCAGATAATTATTTAAACACatagttttaaaaacaagttCTGTATTCCAATTTTCACTCATTTAGTGGTCTTCCAAAACTTGTCTGAtagtaacttttaaagaaatacttgGGCTGTAGGAGACGGTTCACCACGAAGAGACCATGGTCTATGTTTGGGAACGAGATACAAATCTATACTTTAGCATCACTGCAAAACCAAATGGCAACAAACCTTTGGGATAGTTGACAACATACACCAGATTCCCCCAGCCAGCATCGGGGGCGTGCAGAATTCCTTCTACCAGACGAACACCTCTCATACACTGAGACACTGGATTCCGGTAGCGCAGCCCACATGCCCCTGGAAACTGGGCTGTAACCGTGGACAGCAGCACTGTCCCATCGTCTTCCGATGGTATTTCAATGGGCTCGTCATTCTCATCTTCTGTTACCCGAATATATTCAGACATCTTTGTTTCTCTTAAAGGGAAAAGAGATACAAATGACTTAACACCTGTGGTCAAAGTAACTGTTTCCTTATCCCAGCTGATTTATACCACTACGTCACTGTGACTTCTAGAAAAATTCTCCGGTGTTTGGATTCTTACAGGTGTTGGTTATCCCCGAAAAACGAGGACGTAAAGGCAAGATAGTTATTAAAATGTAATGCCTCGCTAGTTCATTAAGTATTTGATGAATGCCTACTATACATCAAGTGCTGCCACTGTGAAACTAGTCTCAGTAgcacggggcggggggtgggggggggagtggGGAAAGCAGGAGAAAGATCGCAAGCAAGTACTTATTTTATTACAATCGTGAAAATTCTAC
The genomic region above belongs to Cervus elaphus chromosome 14, mCerEla1.1, whole genome shotgun sequence and contains:
- the LOC122707657 gene encoding TAR DNA-binding protein 43 — its product is MSEYIRVTEDENDEPIEIPSEDDGTVLLSTVTAQFPGACGLRYRNPVSQCMRGVRLVEGILHAPDAGWGNLVYVVNYPKDNKRKMDETDASSAVKVKRAVQKTSDLIVLGLPWKTTEQDLKDYFSTFGEVLMVQVKKDIKTGHSKGFGFVRFTEYETQVKVMSQRHMIDGRWCDCKLPNSKQSPDEPLRSRKVFVGRCTEDMTADELRQFFCQYGEVVDVFIPKPFRAFAFVTFADDQVAQSLCGEDLIIKGISVHISNAEPKHNSNRQLERSGRFGGNPGGFGNQGGFGNSRGGGAGLGNNQGSNMGGGMNFGAFSINPAMMAAAQAALQSSWGMMGMLASQQNQSGPSGNNQSQGNMQREPNQAFGSGNNSYSGSNSGAAIGWGSASNAGSGSGFNGGFGSSMDSKSSGWGM